The sequence below is a genomic window from Methanocalculus natronophilus.
CCTCAATGATTCCGACTGATTCAGATCCGATTACCTCCTCGGTCACTTCATCAATTTCTGTGAGTTCAAGCCGTGTTGCATCAAGGAGAATCTGGAGATCATCAGAATCGGCCTTGATGATCAGAATATCCTCCTCAAGTATTGTCTCATAGATTGAAGGGGCAACAATCGTCCTCCCGTTTCTGATCAATCCAACGACCATCACCTCTGCCTCTGTGGCAGCACCGATATCCATTATCATACTGCCAGAAAACCGTGAGCCTTCCGGAACCCTGACCTCTGTTAAGTAATCCTTCACGGAAAAGAGCTCTTCTTTAGATACGGGACTCTCCCTGAACGGAACAAGCCTCCAGCCGATGAGCGCGATGAAGAGCAGGCCGCATATGGCCACACCAACGCCGACATAGGCAAAATCAAAGATCATAAATGGATCTGCGCCGTTCTCGGCACGAAATGTTGCTATGATGATATTGGGAGGAGTCCCCATGAGGGTGGTCATACCGCCAAGAAGTGAGGCAAATGCAATGGGCATCAGAAGATATGAGGGAGATTTGCCACTTTTGCGTGCGGTCCTGATAGCGACCGGCATCATGAGAGCAAGGGCCCCGACATTATTCATGAAAGCAGAAAGGAGAGCAACAATGCCTGATAGTGAGAAAATCTGCCGGATATCCCCATCACCTACCCGTGAAACCCACCTGCTGATGATATCGATCAGGCCGGAGTTCTGGAGAGCTTTACTGATGATCAGCACAGCTGCAACCGTAATCACCGCAGGGTGGCCAAACCCGAGAAACGCATCCATTGGATCAATGATCCCGGAAAACGTGACGATTAAAAGCGCTATCAGTGCAACTATATCGTAACGTATCTTTCCGGTTGCAAAGAGAAATAACGCCAACGCAAGCGTTCCAAAAACGATTGCCATATCAGGCATGAAGAAACCCTCTCTCTATCAGAGAACAAAATGACAAATACATAGATAATGCTTCCCAAGGATCAGGCACGGGATACCTGAGAGGAGGAAGCCAGGAGAAACTGGCCGGATCACCAGTTGTGCTGGACACGTCTGCTATTGTGAGAGAGAAACAACCTGGTATCAGCAATCACCGCACCTCCTCATCCTCCACACACACGGGATGGCGTGCATGCAGCCGGGGACTATTCCCCCGGCCCAAAGCCCTGACGGGCTGCCACATGGGATGCCATCAGGGCATCTGCCAAATCCCCATGTGGCCCATTATCTGAAATGCCTGCTTTGTATGCAGGCGTTAGAGAGATCCTATTCAGGCGGTATCGAAGCGGTCAAGGTTCATCACCTTCGCCCATACGGCAACAAAGTCCCTGACAAACTTCTCCTCTGCATCGAAACTGCCATACACCTCGGCAAGAGCCCGAAGCTGGGAGTTCGACCCAAAGATCAGATCAACCCTGGTCCCGGTCCACCTGAGATCACCCGTCTTCCGATCACAGCCTTCAAACACGCCATCATCACCTGGAACCGGCTTCCACTCAGTCTCCATGTCGAGCAGATTGACGAAGAAGTCGTTTGTGAGTGCTTCTGGTTTATTGGTGAAGACACCGTGGGGGGAGCGTTTGAAATTGGTGTTCAGCACCCGCATCCCGCCCAGGAGCACCGTCATCTCAGGTGCAGTCAGGGTCAGAAGCTGCGCTTTGTCAATGAGCAGCTCCTCTGCAGGCACGGCATACCGGGCCTTCTGGTAGTTGCGGAAACCATCTGCTTTCGGCTCAAGCACAGCAAATGAATCCGCATCGGTCTGCTCATCTGTTGCATCATTTCGTCCAGGTGTGAAGGGAACCGTCACTGTATGGCCGGCATTCCGTGCAGCCTGCTCAACACCGGCACACCCGGCAAGCACGATCAGATCTGCAAGTGAGACCTTTTTGCCACCCTTCTGCGCATCATTGAATGAGGCCTGTATCTCTTCGAGGGTTCTGAGTACCGTTGCGAGGCGTGCAGGCTCGTTGACCTCCCAGTCCTTCTGCGGTAAAAGCCGGATCCTGGCACCGTTTGCTCCGCCCCGTTTGTCAGAGCCGCGGAAGGTGGACGCAGAGGCCCAGGCAGTCGAGACAAGCTCTGAAACAGAAAGGCCTGATGCCAGCACCTTCTCCTTCAATGCAAC
It includes:
- a CDS encoding SLC13 family permease: MPDMAIVFGTLALALFLFATGKIRYDIVALIALLIVTFSGIIDPMDAFLGFGHPAVITVAAVLIISKALQNSGLIDIISRWVSRVGDGDIRQIFSLSGIVALLSAFMNNVGALALMMPVAIRTARKSGKSPSYLLMPIAFASLLGGMTTLMGTPPNIIIATFRAENGADPFMIFDFAYVGVGVAICGLLFIALIGWRLVPFRESPVSKEELFSVKDYLTEVRVPEGSRFSGSMIMDIGAATEAEVMVVGLIRNGRTIVAPSIYETILEEDILIIKADSDDLQILLDATRLELTEIDEVTEEVIGSESVGIIEAIVKPDSPILDQTAYSANLRWIYGINLLAVAREGGRVRNRLNQVRFRPGDILLLQGKMDAIQAALPKIGCLPLAERGIRIGGHKTLLMAVAIFGTALLISALGIFPVQITFSAAVVLMILTSIVSLRETYESVEWPILILLGAMIPVGQALETTGGAALIAGSIVTGASYFPPWVTLMLLLIITMFLSDLVNNAAAAVLMAPIAIGIALDMGASIDPFLMAVAIGASCAFLTPIGHQSNTLVMGPGGYQFTDYWRMGLVLECIIVVVSIPLLLLFWPMF